In one Tachysurus vachellii isolate PV-2020 chromosome 24, HZAU_Pvac_v1, whole genome shotgun sequence genomic region, the following are encoded:
- the zp3c gene encoding zona pellucida sperm-binding protein 3: MLLKVVVLLVGMSYMVSPSFFVTNTASDDTWPEVEEMFPHYKGMDPVTPSPVTPCPPLKLPESQPIDFSAVRKNMFSPAGNRRAVPKEMKAILLPSTVTKSPLTPQPKSVQLLCHIDRIYVRVQKSLFTNTNAEKYLKVGTCLVNKDTPEYYYFLYPISSCNVQRHENQNRVLYSNTLSYEPVADDLVIRELPFSVQLECYYNKHFRSYSVGYQPQVEAGTVFMSLQGVVSLTPVDDTWKPYSTVQSYTVGQPMYFEAKAPDSLTGKRIYLNKCYVSAFPNPDATPKYTVIDSYGCMVDSKISQQSKFYPSDQKTTLRFSIGALMFKNMASQPADKNEMFIHCDLTVGNEAPTASIKSCSYNAGTQGWSELYGENAVCACCDSSCPVPEPSVTMKISSNAWLVEKQKTDQPATKSLEVPEDIMARGGFEMFWDTFDDIAQ; the protein is encoded by the exons ATGTTACTGAAGGTTGTGGTTCTCTTGGTGGGGATGAGCTACATGGTGAGTCCTTCATTTTTTGTGACTAACACTGCATCAGATGACACATGGCCTGAAGTGGAGGAAATGTTCCCACATTACAAGGGGATGGATCCAGTAACCCCGAGTCCTGTTACTCCATGCCCACCTTTGAAACTACCAGAGTCTCAGCCAATTGACTTCTCAGCTGTGCGTAAGAATATGTTTTCTCCTGCCGGAAATCGCAGAGCTGTACCTAAAGAAATGAAAGCTATATTACTGCCTTCTACTGTAACAAAATCTCCCTTAACACCTCAGCCCAAAAGTGTACAGCTTTTATGCCACATTGACCGAATTTATGTGAGGGTTCAGAAAAGTCTTTTTACTAATACAAATGCTGAGAAATATCTGAAAGTGGGAACATGTCTTGTGAATAAAGACACACCTGAGTATTACTACTTCCTGTATCCCATCAGCAGCTGCAATGTACAACGTCAT gaaaACCAAAACCGTGTTTTGTATTCCAACACTTTGTCCTATGAGCCTGTGGCTGATGACCTGGTCATTCGTGAGCTACCATTTTCTGTGCAGCTGGAGTGTTATTACAACAA GCATTTCCGTTCCTACAGTGTTGGTTATCAGCCTCAAGTGGAAGCAGGAACCGTCTTCATGAGCTTACAGGGTGTGGTCTCCCTCACACCTGTAGATG ACACCTGGAAACCTTACAGCACTGTTCAGAGCTATACAGTTGGCCAACCCATGTACTTTGAAGCGAAGGCTCCTGATAGTCTTACTGGGAAGAGGATCTACTTGAATAAGTGCTATGTCTCTGCCTTTCCAAACCCTGATGCTACACCTAAAtacactgtgattgacagctaTGG ATGCATGGTGGACAGTAAGATCAGTCAACAAAGCAAGTTCTACCCTAGTGACCAGAAGACCACATTAAGGTTCTCTATTGGAGCCCTTATGTTTAAGAACATGGCCTCCCAGCCTGCAGACAAGAAT GAAATGTTCATCCATTGTGACTTGACCGTAGGAAATGAGGCACCAACTGCAAGCATAAAATCTTGTTCGTACAATGCGGGTACACAAGG GTGGTCAGAGCTGTATGGAGAGAATGCAGTTTGTGCTTGCTGTGATTCTTCCTGTCCTGTTCCAGAACCCTCAG TGACTATGAAGATCTCAAGCAACGCCTGGCTGGTTGAAAAGCAGAAGACTGACCAGCCTGCAACAAAGTCTTTAGAAGTACCAGAAGACATCATGGCTCGTGGAGGATTTGAGATGTTTTGGGATACCTTCGATGACATTGCTCAATAA
- the LOC132839668 gene encoding inositol 1,4,5-trisphosphate receptor-interacting protein yields the protein MEEMLLRVCVVMASLLYIKDRTVFQEQEEKVLIDMQDREYLLRKEAAKLEQEMHQVTTGLPHSNQEVLQSHGRLINAEGEDSGAQKVLANDKIENPHHHQMKDIQDEGVPLTHNNMPPELQHEVNMRENFPSEERPQPEIISQNEINNILEDDMSGHKKDIQDSGQKMETVNKEQIKDIQGKSPLNGVKDNDQKSSQVDQVQGMRNQMPSEGDERMLVNTNTEELITASDEQSTEISYNWYLWKFLSLISLIRLLRKFVNKGSQSSGTIIPIKNKTTSRPTGILSKTFIPDHQVLSSFYDQCVRVSPSTRGQVCEFVEGLVDDLLEAARDASNKKTDMQIGDFIGVGSLYELWATGKTLVCDLYVPITAPRSHGFDVELWKEKDASLRSFGKIKMVKVENTSNGCPCMDGNPDDEDMLCLLHPHNERSTVMINAVGGPLCQENTPYLSKKQVVRWFRSVILKTWREISHKYEFELGFCSQVAPGALRVRFRSGKIVLFNITPVVQVKNSEVYLLSYLSTSPNISDIHWPISFASYENALLKYFNKTLPNTSCHISCLQILSFLHKQQTSITGKCGLTSNHLKSTLLHLLMNKPTEWEHEKLTSRLTDMLTFLEQKLLAKDFHHVLVGNALVPIDIGLPKEFQTAKPINIFLPMALDEESYLKTVQHFQELVKNAPVLVQEYSSIKRSGKSEISRI from the coding sequence ATGGAGGAAATGCTTctgcgagtgtgtgtggtaATGGCCAGCCTGCTGTACATAAAGGACCGCACTGTCTTTCAGGAGCAGGAGGAAAAGGTCCTCATAGACATGCAAGACAGGGAATATTTGCTGCGGAAGGAGGCAGCAAAGCTAGAGCAGGAAATGCACCAGGTGACCACAGGGCTGCCACATTCAAATCAGGAAGTGTTGCAAAGTCATGGCAGATTGATAAATGCAGAGGGGGAGGATTCAGGTGCTCAAAAAGTCCTGGCAAATGACAAAATAGAAAATCCACACCACCACCAAATGAAGGACATTCAGGATGAAGGAGTTCCTCTAACTCATAACAACATGCCTCCAGAGTTACAACATGAAGTCAACATGCGTGAAAATTTCCCTTCAGAAGAAAGACCACAGCCAGAAATAATCTCCCAGAATGAAATTAATAACATTCTAGAGGATGACATGTCAGGGCACAAGAAAGACATTCAAGACAGTGGTCAGAAAATGGAAACAGTgaacaaagaacaaataaaagacaTTCAAGGAAAATCACCTTTAAATGGAGTAAAGGATAATGATCAGAAATCTTCCCAGGTAGATCAGGTGCAAGGAATGCGCAATCAAATGCCATCTGAAGGTGATGAACGTATGCTGGTTAATACAAATACAGAGGAATTAATCACTGCCTCAGATGAACAGTCAACAGAGATCTCCTACAACTGGTATTTATGGAAATTTCTTTCCCTTATATCTTTGATTCGCCTTCTCAGGAAATTCGTCAACAAAGGCTCACAAAGCTCAGGAACAATAATTCCCATCAAAAACAAGACTACATCTAGACCTACAGGCATATTGTCAAAAACATTTATCCCTGACCACCAAGTACTGAGCAGCTTTTATGACCAGTGTGTACGAGTCTCTCCTAGCACACGTGGACAAGTATGCGAGTTTGTTGAGGGTTTGGTTGATGACCTTTTGGAAGCTGCAAGAGATGCTAGCAATAAAAAAACTGACATGCAGATTGGGGACTTTATTGGTGTAGGAAGCTTATATGAGCTTTGGGCTACAGGCAAGACACTGGTGTGTGATTTGTATGTACCCATAACTGCACCAAGATCACACGGATTTGATGTTGAACTTTGGAAAGAGAAAGATGCTTCATTGCGGAGTTTCGGCAAAATCAAAATGGTGAAGGTTGAAAATACTTCAAACGGTTGCCCTTGCATGGATGGGAACCCTGATGACGAGGACATGTTATGTCTTCTTCATCCCCATAATGAGAGGAGTACGGTTATGATAAATGCTGTTGGTGGTCCACTATGCCAAGAAAATACACCATACCTTTCTAAAAAGCAAGTAGTGAGATGGTTCAGGTCAGTGATTTTAAAAACATGGCGAGAAATCAGTCACAAGTACGAATTTGAGCTAGGATTTTGCAGCCAGGTGGCTCCTGGGGCTTTGAGAGTTCGATTCAGATCAGGAAAGATTGTTCTGTTCAATATTACACCTGTGGTTCAGGTCAAAAATTCAGAAGTGTACTTACTCTCTTATCTTTCAACTAGTCCAAACATCTCAGACATTCATTGGCCCATTTCCTTTGCTAGTTATGAAAATGCCCTCCTTAAATACTTTAACAAAACTCTTCCTAACACTTCATGCCATATTTCATGTCTCCAAATCCtctcatttttacacaaacagcAAACTAGTATAACAGGGAAATGTGGGCTTACAAGTAATCACCTCAAGTCCACATTGCTGCATCTGTTGATGAACAAGCCCACAGAATGGGAACACGAGAAGCTAACTAGCAGGCTGACCGACATGCTCACATTTCTTGAGCAGAAGCTTCTAGCTAAAGACTTTCACCACGTTTTGGTTGGAAATGCTCTTGTTCCTATAGACATTGGGCTTCCTAAAGAATTTCAAACAGCAAAGCCAATTAACATTTTCCTGCCAATGGCTTTGGATGAAGAGTCTTACTTGAAAACAGTCCAACACTTTCAGGAATTAGTGAAAAATGCTCCTGTACTTGTCCAGGAGTACAGCTCAATAAAAAGATCAGGTAAGAGTGAAATAAGCAGAATATAA
- the LOC132839612 gene encoding calcium homeostasis modulator protein 1, producing MDKFRMMFQFLQSNQESFMHGVCGLMALASAQLYSAFEFNCPCMPEYNYSYGIGVLVIPAVWFFMLGFVLNNNVSILSEEWKRPAGHRGKDPSIFRYMFISVSQRSLIAPVVWITVTLMDGKSFLCAFSIDLDVSEFVFRNFTGHNLSETEMITLLAKIPCKHIFDGHHLLSSEAATRYIRCVSQAFGWLFLLILTLIAFTVRAMRPCFSQAAFLKTKYWSHYFDIERKMFEELCAEHAKGFAKVCIHQYFQSASEDLHGQRGDDGKKEDDDNSNEKDKLLGIHNQDEMNKVLWNWHISKPPLSLRKPGASDGGGDKKANGMKTGYDNVTFITDQKESGYVTTKNGNSYMNGNTHMNQRSWDACDHSSGIKKKEWAVYYSKV from the exons ATGGATAAGTTTCGTATGATGTTCCAGTTTCTTCAATCCAACCAAGAGTCGTTTATGCACGGTGTTTGTGGCCTGATGGCTCTGGCTAGTGCACAACTCTACTCCGCGTTTGAGTTTAACTGCCCCTGTATGCCTGAATACAATTACTCGTATGGAATTGGTGTATTGGTCATTCCAGCTGTTTGGTTCTTTATGCTCGGCTTTGTCCTGAACAATAACGTGTCTATACTTTCTGAGGAATGGAAGAGGCCAGCAGGTCACAGAGGCAAGGATCCGTCCATTTTTCGCtacatgtttatttctgtatcaCAGCGCTCGTTGATTGCTCCTGTGGTTTGGATTACGGTCACATTAATGGATGGAAAAAGCTTTCTTTGTGCATTTAGTATAGACCTGGATGTTTCTGAGTTTGTTTTCAGAAATTTTACTGGGCATAATCTCTCGGAAACAGAAATGATAACGTTGCTTGCCAAAATCCCTTGCAAGCACATATTTGATGGACATCATCTTTTATCTAGCGAAGCAGCCACCAGGTATATACGATGTGTGTCACAG GCATTCGGCTGGCTCTTCCTGTTGATCCTTACGTTAATTGCTTTCACCGTCCGTGCCATGCGGCCTTGCTTCAGCCAGGCTGCGTTCCTCAAAACAAAATATTGGTCGCACTACTTTGACATTGAGCGCAAGATGTTTGAAGAGCTCTGCGCAGAACACGCCAAAGGTTTTGCCAAAGTCTGCATCCATCAGTACTTTCAGAGTGCCAGTGAGGACTTACACGGCCAAAGAGGGGATGACGGTAAAAAGGAAGATGATGACAACTCTAATGAGAAAGACAAACTTCTAGGCATTCACAACCAGGATGAGATGAATAAAGTTTTGTGGAACTGGCACATATCGAAGCCTCCATTAAGTCTGAGAAAGCCTGGCGCCAGTGATGGTGGTGGGGACAAGAAAGCAAATGGGATGAAAACTGGCTACGACAATGTGACATTTATCACGGATCAAAAGGAGAGTGGATATGTCACAACCAAAAATGGAAATAGCTACATGAACGGTAACACTCACATGAACCAGCGCAGCTGGGATGCATGCGATCATTCATCCGGcattaaaaagaaagagtgGGCTGTTTATTACAGCAAGGTCTGA
- the zgc:175214 gene encoding RING finger protein 122 isoform X1, giving the protein MQPFQWCNGCLCGIGLQHTHCDMSSEDLYHLPLNVYVIVLGIGLFIFMLSVIFCCYLFRLKQQDTRQQYSYNEVVLKGAGKKLSLLGQPCAVCLEEFKARDELGVCPCSHTFHKKCLLKWLEIRSVCPMCNKPIMRLHNTPRGAEGPQDPEEV; this is encoded by the exons ATGCAGCCATTCCAATGGTGTAACG GTTGCCTCTGTGGAATAGGACTGCAGCATACACACTGCGATATGTCGTCCGAAGACCTGTACCATTTGCCACTCAACGTCTATGTCATCGTGCTGGGCATTGGCTTGTTCATCTTTATGCTCAGTGTCATCTTTTGTTGCTATCTGTTCAG GTTGAagcaacaagacacaagacaacAGTACAGCTACAATGAG GTGGTGCTGAAAGGGGCAGGGAAGAAGCTGAGCCTTCTCGGA CAACCCTGTGCAGTGTGTCTGGAGGAATTTAAAGCCCGGGATGAGCTGGGCGTGTGTCCATGTTCACACACCTTCCATAAGAA GTGCCTGCTGAAATGGCTGGAGATTCGCAGTGTTTGCCCCATGTGCAACAAACCCATCATGCGACTGCACAACACACCCCGTGGAGCAGAGGGTCCACAAGACCCTGAGGAGGTGTGA
- the zgc:175214 gene encoding RING finger protein 122 isoform X2: protein MSSEDLYHLPLNVYVIVLGIGLFIFMLSVIFCCYLFRLKQQDTRQQYSYNEVVLKGAGKKLSLLGQPCAVCLEEFKARDELGVCPCSHTFHKKCLLKWLEIRSVCPMCNKPIMRLHNTPRGAEGPQDPEEV, encoded by the exons ATGTCGTCCGAAGACCTGTACCATTTGCCACTCAACGTCTATGTCATCGTGCTGGGCATTGGCTTGTTCATCTTTATGCTCAGTGTCATCTTTTGTTGCTATCTGTTCAG GTTGAagcaacaagacacaagacaacAGTACAGCTACAATGAG GTGGTGCTGAAAGGGGCAGGGAAGAAGCTGAGCCTTCTCGGA CAACCCTGTGCAGTGTGTCTGGAGGAATTTAAAGCCCGGGATGAGCTGGGCGTGTGTCCATGTTCACACACCTTCCATAAGAA GTGCCTGCTGAAATGGCTGGAGATTCGCAGTGTTTGCCCCATGTGCAACAAACCCATCATGCGACTGCACAACACACCCCGTGGAGCAGAGGGTCCACAAGACCCTGAGGAGGTGTGA